One genomic window of Bartonella sp. HY038 includes the following:
- a CDS encoding cyclic nucleotide-binding domain-containing protein codes for MSVEEELLILKQLGFFQCFTDEQLRLVAFGAERVQFRAGRELFRENQPADSAFILMSGQIDLYQMGNEGPILVHNVMPGSMIGELSLICKMKRSVSAVAADDGTALRVSRGIFRRILDEYPQAAKLLFEHLSNDFHHMVERLSNTQITKE; via the coding sequence ATGTCGGTTGAAGAAGAATTGCTAATTTTAAAGCAGCTTGGCTTTTTTCAATGCTTTACCGATGAGCAATTGCGCCTTGTTGCCTTTGGGGCAGAGAGGGTTCAGTTTCGCGCTGGCCGTGAATTATTTCGCGAAAATCAACCAGCTGATAGCGCATTCATTCTTATGTCAGGTCAAATTGACCTATATCAAATGGGCAATGAAGGGCCAATATTGGTTCATAATGTTATGCCGGGTTCGATGATTGGTGAACTTAGTCTTATTTGCAAAATGAAACGCTCTGTTAGTGCAGTTGCGGCAGACGATGGCACAGCGTTGCGCGTTAGCCGTGGTATTTTTAGGCGCATTCTTGATGAATATCCGCAGGCAGCCAAGCTACTTTTTGAGCATTTAAGCAATGATTTCCATCACATGGTGGAAAGATTGAGTAATACACAAATTACAAAAGAATAA
- a CDS encoding tetratricopeptide repeat protein, protein MAPIKFINTIKQRVIYILFIIFIIVISVFIYFYNCELENAKTLALSAEQGSAPAQFKIGLKYEKGDGVEKNDIEAMKWFKLAAEQGHVDAQYDLGIMYLKGKGVEKNDIEAMKWFKLAAEQGDAEAQYNLGIMYAKGTGENNAGDIVKAIKWFKLAAEQGDTRAIKMLERIEAVFN, encoded by the coding sequence GTGGCACCAATTAAATTTATTAATACGATTAAACAAAGAGTTATATATATTTTGTTTATAATTTTTATTATAGTGATAAGTGTTTTTATTTATTTTTATAATTGTGAATTAGAAAATGCCAAGACGCTAGCTTTAAGTGCAGAACAAGGATCAGCACCGGCGCAATTTAAAATTGGCTTGAAATATGAAAAAGGTGATGGCGTTGAAAAAAATGATATTGAAGCTATGAAATGGTTTAAATTGGCTGCTGAGCAAGGTCACGTTGATGCACAATACGATTTAGGTATTATGTATTTAAAAGGCAAAGGCGTTGAAAAAAATGATATTGAAGCTATGAAATGGTTTAAATTGGCCGCTGAGCAAGGTGATGCTGAAGCACAATACAATTTGGGTATTATGTATGCTAAAGGTACAGGTGAAAATAATGCAGGCGATATTGTAAAGGCTATTAAATGGTTTAAATTGGCTGCTGAACAAGGTGATACTCGTGCAATTAAAATGCTGGAAAGAATAGAAGCAGTATTTAATTAG
- a CDS encoding Hcp family type VI secretion system effector, with amino-acid sequence MPTPAYIKIEGTTQGPITQGAASEDSIGNIWQEGHEDEILVQAIDHVVTIPRDPQSGQPSGQRVHKPFKFTAALSKATPLLYNALTSGEMLSTCEVKWYRTNTSGKQEHFFTTKLTDAIIVDIDCNMPHCQDAKNADFTQLVTVSLSYRKIEWEHAVAGTSGADDWRAPKA; translated from the coding sequence ATGCCAACACCAGCCTATATTAAAATCGAAGGTACAACACAGGGCCCAATCACTCAAGGTGCAGCCTCTGAAGATTCAATCGGCAATATCTGGCAAGAAGGCCATGAAGACGAAATCCTCGTTCAGGCCATTGATCATGTTGTCACCATTCCTCGTGATCCACAGTCGGGCCAGCCTTCCGGTCAACGCGTTCATAAGCCTTTCAAGTTCACAGCAGCTTTGAGCAAAGCAACACCTTTGCTTTACAATGCGCTCACTTCTGGCGAAATGCTCAGCACCTGTGAAGTAAAGTGGTATCGTACCAATACATCCGGTAAGCAAGAGCATTTCTTTACCACCAAGCTTACTGATGCGATCATTGTTGATATTGATTGCAACATGCCGCATTGCCAAGATGCCAAGAATGCAGACTTTACCCAATTGGTCACTGTATCACTAAGCTATCGTAAGATTGAATGGGAACATGCAGTTGCTGGCACATCAGGTGCTGATGATTGGCGTGCGCCTAAGGCTTAA
- a CDS encoding PAAR domain-containing protein, translated as MTSAVRKGDIGSGHSCHYPPTNATSGSPDVFINDIPAVRVGDSYAAHGCPTCPAPDHPRKQAEGSPTIFINGRPAARIGDAIDCGGVSQTGSLDVFFDDSDA; from the coding sequence ATGACATCAGCTGTTCGAAAAGGTGATATAGGCTCAGGTCATAGCTGCCATTATCCACCAACTAACGCAACAAGTGGTAGTCCTGATGTGTTTATAAATGATATTCCAGCCGTTCGCGTTGGGGATAGTTATGCAGCGCATGGCTGTCCAACATGTCCTGCGCCAGATCATCCTAGAAAGCAAGCAGAAGGTTCGCCAACGATATTTATAAACGGTCGTCCTGCAGCGCGTATTGGTGATGCTATTGACTGCGGTGGAGTTTCGCAAACGGGGTCCCTGGATGTATTTTTTGATGATAGCGATGCATGA
- a CDS encoding tetratricopeptide repeat protein — MYLSNNKIKFQKKYLILFILMFILFFYVYNKFYINEKSIEQLVLEAEQGVPEAQFNLGIVYYNDNSSSHHYNKAIEWFTLAANQGLPEAQFNLGIMYLHGEGVEKSYNQAFRWFTLAANQGLIEAQFNLGKMYSNGKGVEQNYSEAIKWYKLAAERGDVYSQLNLGSLYARGEGVAQNDTEAIKWYKLAAEQGNINAQNALKWLVD, encoded by the coding sequence ATGTATTTATCAAATAATAAAATAAAATTCCAAAAGAAGTATTTAATATTATTTATACTTATGTTTATTTTATTTTTTTACGTTTATAATAAATTTTATATTAATGAAAAAAGTATTGAACAATTGGTTTTGGAAGCTGAACAAGGGGTGCCCGAGGCTCAATTTAATTTGGGAATAGTATATTATAACGACAATAGTAGCTCTCATCATTACAACAAAGCAATTGAATGGTTTACACTAGCTGCTAATCAAGGCCTCCCAGAAGCTCAATTCAATTTAGGTATAATGTATTTACATGGTGAAGGAGTAGAAAAAAGTTATAATCAAGCGTTTCGGTGGTTTACACTAGCAGCTAATCAAGGCCTCATTGAAGCTCAATTTAATTTAGGTAAAATGTATTCAAACGGCAAAGGGGTGGAGCAAAATTACAGTGAGGCCATTAAATGGTATAAACTTGCTGCAGAGCGAGGAGATGTATACTCACAGCTTAATTTGGGATCATTATATGCAAGAGGTGAGGGGGTTGCCCAGAACGACACCGAAGCTATTAAGTGGTATAAGCTTGCCGCAGAGCAAGGCAATATCAATGCCCAAAACGCATTAAAGTGGCTAGTCGATTAA
- a CDS encoding PAAR domain-containing protein, protein MTASVRKGDIGSGHSCHYPPTNATSGSPDVFINDIPAVRVGDSYAAHGCPTCPAPDHPRKQAEGSPTIFINGRPAARIGDAIDCGGVSQTGAPNVFFDDGDG, encoded by the coding sequence ATGACTGCAAGTGTTCGAAAAGGTGATATAGGTTCTGGCCATAGCTGCCATTATCCACCAACCAATGCCACGAGTGGTAGTCCTGATGTGTTTATAAATGATATTCCAGCAGTTCGCGTTGGGGATAGTTATGCTGCACATGGCTGTCCTACATGTCCTGCGCCTGATCATCCTAGAAAACAAGCGGAGGGTTCGCCAACGATATTTATAAACGGTCGTCCTGCAGCGCGTATTGGTGATGCAATCGATTGCGGTGGAGTTTCACAAACAGGGGCTCCTAATGTATTTTTTGATGATGGTGATGGATGA
- a CDS encoding L,D-transpeptidase, giving the protein MKQRKSNLKHRFLHNIDVRPSAMGKNRAILRAGKFSFQCAIGKNGITALKREGDGKTPIAKMRIISGYQKPTRRIKPICFVPMKTVGKNDGWCDAVNDRNYNRPVKLPYPASCETMLRQDCLYNIGFILDYNLRPRRQNCGSAIFFHLARPNYSGTQGCIALRERDMLRLLPFLSTKTVLNVLG; this is encoded by the coding sequence ATGAAACAACGAAAATCTAATTTAAAACACCGTTTTTTGCACAATATTGATGTGCGCCCCAGCGCAATGGGTAAAAATAGGGCTATTTTACGCGCGGGCAAATTTAGTTTTCAATGTGCTATTGGCAAAAATGGAATAACCGCATTAAAGCGCGAGGGGGACGGAAAAACACCTATAGCAAAAATGCGGATTATATCAGGCTATCAAAAACCAACACGACGCATCAAACCAATATGCTTTGTGCCTATGAAAACAGTTGGAAAAAATGACGGTTGGTGTGATGCGGTTAATGACCGCAATTATAACCGGCCTGTAAAACTGCCTTATCCTGCGAGCTGTGAAACCATGCTGCGCCAAGACTGCCTTTATAATATTGGCTTTATTCTTGATTATAATCTTCGCCCACGCCGACAAAATTGTGGTAGTGCAATCTTTTTCCATTTGGCACGACCTAATTATAGTGGCACCCAAGGTTGCATCGCGCTGCGCGAGCGCGATATGCTGCGCCTTTTGCCATTTTTATCAACGAAAACAGTATTGAATGTTTTGGGGTGA
- a CDS encoding gamma-glutamylcyclotransferase — MDSFWVFGYGSLMWNPGFVYEEAKLCRLHGYHRSFCIYSTHYRGTVEQPGLVLGLKKGGSCLGLGFKIAEEHAQKTYDYLVEREQVTGVYKEKHLNLYFDDHSHNHGLAFVADPLHEQYAEKLDLQSMADLISKAAGIAGKNADYALNTVERLQKIGIHDRQLTKLAQILKTST; from the coding sequence ATGGATTCATTTTGGGTATTTGGCTATGGTTCTCTCATGTGGAATCCGGGTTTTGTTTATGAAGAAGCAAAGCTTTGCCGTCTTCATGGCTATCATCGCAGTTTTTGCATCTATTCTACCCATTATCGTGGTACCGTCGAGCAACCAGGTCTCGTCCTTGGCCTTAAAAAAGGTGGGTCTTGTCTTGGACTTGGGTTTAAAATCGCTGAAGAACATGCTCAAAAAACTTATGATTATCTCGTCGAGCGCGAACAAGTAACAGGCGTTTACAAAGAAAAACATCTAAATTTATATTTTGACGATCACAGTCATAATCATGGTCTTGCTTTTGTTGCTGATCCCTTACACGAACAATATGCGGAAAAACTTGATTTACAAAGCATGGCTGATTTAATCAGTAAGGCGGCGGGAATAGCCGGTAAAAATGCCGATTACGCCCTTAATACCGTTGAACGTTTACAAAAAATTGGCATTCATGATCGCCAACTTACCAAGCTTGCACAAATCTTAAAAACAAGCACATAA
- the tssI gene encoding type VI secretion system tip protein TssI/VgrG has protein sequence MSAMPILPKQFQDQDIAFSYWMKEAPNDTFVVTAFAVDEAIFGMTKIEVMLSSSDDNIDLQALLDSPGTLTVHHKYMETLRHFSGVVVEAERGDRGHHRTAYRLMLMPSLYRLDHGSDCRVFQTKKVGDIVKELFSEHGIENVTWDIDEGSHDAREYCVQYRESHLGFVERILAEEGIFYYFEHDKEGLLKLIISDKPNVLHDCPGLKEIEYNSLASGSVKGLFCSSLSYREKLRATTVVQRDYTFKNPVYNQEHKERTANPNGEKHDYELYDYPGRYKKDSAGKAFTRYKLEATRVDASLGYGVSNAPHLLTGHGITLFEHPDDRLNQKWRLLTIRHEGVQPQAWGEDAQGVGMADTGIVAPGLHGTTLSGLSFGTTSSHSPNLLTQSLNRRMGLAIQGNNNGADNATVYANAFAVQPSHLPYRAPQTNKPLIDGPQIATVVGPEGEEIHTDQYGRVKVHFPWDRHKDPKAEDSSCWIRVSQIWGGGKYGGMALPRIGHEVIVDFLEGDPDQPIIIGRTYHETNKPAYDLPEDKTKMVIRSDTHKNEKGKIGFNELSFEDDRGREEFYIHAERDMNTKIKHNKTMRIDNNKVESVGGNSILQVDANHDQYVIGSMGITIGPTGSHKPISQFDKNNKRGIDYLGDELNVNSLSGTNRGEFSIRVASNKNEYIGGSDSSYVEKHKEIYSGEQLKLRSDKDISISSAGATSINSDKTLNLHSSKTINISCGESMITLNANGTIAMKCKKFILAADDSLIADAANSISLTAAKIKLN, from the coding sequence ATGAGCGCTATGCCAATATTGCCAAAACAATTTCAAGATCAGGATATTGCCTTTAGCTATTGGATGAAGGAAGCGCCTAATGACACCTTTGTCGTCACCGCCTTTGCGGTCGATGAAGCGATCTTTGGTATGACCAAGATTGAAGTCATGTTGTCAAGCAGTGATGATAATATTGATCTGCAAGCCTTGCTTGATAGTCCAGGCACTTTAACCGTCCATCATAAATATATGGAAACTTTGCGTCATTTCTCTGGCGTTGTGGTAGAGGCTGAGCGTGGTGACCGAGGTCATCACCGTACTGCCTATCGCCTTATGCTTATGCCAAGTCTTTATCGTTTGGATCATGGTTCTGATTGCCGTGTGTTCCAGACCAAAAAAGTTGGCGATATTGTTAAGGAACTCTTCTCAGAGCATGGTATTGAAAATGTCACTTGGGATATTGATGAAGGTAGTCACGATGCGCGTGAATATTGCGTGCAATATCGTGAAAGCCATCTTGGCTTTGTTGAGCGTATTTTGGCCGAAGAAGGTATTTTCTATTACTTTGAGCATGACAAGGAAGGGCTGTTAAAGCTTATTATCTCCGACAAGCCCAATGTCTTGCATGATTGCCCAGGCTTAAAAGAGATTGAATATAATTCTCTCGCATCAGGATCAGTTAAGGGATTGTTTTGCTCATCGCTTTCTTATCGTGAGAAATTGCGCGCCACAACGGTTGTGCAGCGCGATTACACCTTCAAGAACCCAGTCTACAATCAAGAGCATAAAGAACGCACCGCTAATCCTAATGGTGAAAAGCATGATTATGAGCTTTATGATTATCCAGGTCGTTATAAGAAGGATAGTGCCGGTAAAGCCTTCACCCGTTATAAGCTAGAAGCAACGCGTGTAGACGCCTCACTCGGCTATGGTGTTTCTAATGCACCGCATTTGCTAACTGGCCATGGCATTACCTTGTTTGAGCATCCAGATGATCGTTTAAACCAAAAATGGCGGCTGCTCACCATTCGTCATGAAGGCGTGCAGCCGCAAGCATGGGGTGAGGATGCACAAGGGGTGGGTATGGCAGACACGGGCATTGTTGCTCCGGGTCTGCATGGCACAACGCTATCAGGCCTTAGCTTTGGCACAACATCATCGCATAGCCCTAACTTGCTTACTCAGAGCTTAAACCGCCGCATGGGGCTAGCCATTCAAGGCAACAACAACGGTGCTGACAATGCCACCGTCTATGCCAATGCCTTTGCCGTGCAGCCTTCGCACTTGCCCTACCGCGCCCCGCAGACCAACAAGCCGCTCATTGATGGGCCGCAGATCGCCACAGTGGTTGGGCCAGAGGGTGAAGAAATCCACACCGACCAATATGGCCGCGTTAAGGTTCACTTCCCATGGGACCGCCACAAAGACCCAAAGGCAGAAGATTCATCTTGCTGGATAAGGGTGAGCCAGATTTGGGGCGGTGGTAAATATGGTGGTATGGCGCTACCACGCATTGGTCATGAAGTAATCGTGGACTTTCTTGAAGGTGATCCGGATCAACCCATTATCATCGGGCGAACCTATCATGAAACTAATAAGCCTGCTTATGATTTGCCTGAAGATAAGACCAAAATGGTTATTCGTTCAGATACCCATAAAAATGAAAAAGGTAAGATTGGATTTAACGAGCTTTCATTCGAAGATGACAGAGGACGAGAGGAATTTTACATCCATGCTGAACGTGATATGAATACAAAGATTAAACACAACAAGACAATGAGGATAGATAATAATAAGGTGGAATCCGTGGGGGGCAATAGTATTTTACAAGTAGATGCCAATCACGATCAATATGTTATTGGTTCTATGGGAATTACAATTGGACCAACTGGTTCACATAAACCGATTAGTCAATTTGATAAAAATAATAAAAGAGGGATTGATTATCTAGGTGATGAATTGAATGTAAATTCACTATCAGGCACGAATAGAGGTGAGTTTAGTATAAGAGTAGCATCAAATAAAAATGAATATATTGGTGGTTCAGATTCTTCTTATGTAGAAAAACATAAAGAAATATATTCTGGTGAACAACTAAAGCTACGTTCTGATAAGGATATAAGTATATCCTCAGCAGGAGCTACATCTATAAATTCAGATAAAACGTTAAACCTACACAGCTCTAAGACAATCAATATATCTTGTGGTGAATCTATGATTACTCTCAATGCAAATGGAACAATAGCCATGAAATGTAAAAAATTTATTTTAGCAGCCGATGATAGCTTAATTGCAGATGCAGCAAATTCAATTTCTTTAACTGCTGCAAAAATAAAGTTAAACTGA
- the rpoH gene encoding RNA polymerase sigma factor RpoH produces MSGAVTTEGAILAQSTTSLPTITAGDGGLSRYLQEIRRFPMLEPKEEYMLAKRYAEHGDPKAAHKLVTSHLRLVAKIAMGYRGYGLPIGEVISEGNVGLMQAVKRFEPERGFRLATYAMWWVKASIQEYVLRSWSLVKMGTTANQKRLFFNLRKMKSKIQALDDGDLKPDQVKEIATRLNVSEEEVVSMNQRLSGDASLNAPIRASEGEGGEWQDWLVDDSTSQEQTLIDQDELENRRTMLENAMAGLNDREKRIFSARRLAEDPMTLEELSAEFNISRERVRQIEVRAFEKVQEAVKAAAVSQEEAVEHNHKTISAH; encoded by the coding sequence ATGTCGGGAGCTGTAACAACGGAGGGTGCAATTTTGGCCCAGTCAACTACTTCATTGCCTACTATTACTGCCGGTGACGGTGGTTTAAGCCGTTATCTGCAAGAAATTCGGCGCTTTCCTATGCTTGAGCCTAAGGAAGAATATATGCTGGCCAAGCGTTATGCCGAGCATGGAGATCCAAAGGCGGCCCATAAATTAGTAACAAGTCACTTGCGCTTGGTGGCCAAGATTGCCATGGGCTATCGCGGCTATGGATTGCCCATTGGTGAAGTTATTTCTGAAGGCAATGTTGGGCTTATGCAAGCAGTCAAGCGCTTTGAGCCAGAGCGCGGTTTTCGTCTTGCCACTTACGCTATGTGGTGGGTAAAAGCCTCTATCCAAGAATATGTCTTGCGCTCGTGGAGCCTCGTTAAAATGGGGACAACCGCCAATCAAAAGCGGTTATTCTTTAACTTGCGCAAAATGAAAAGCAAAATCCAAGCGCTTGATGATGGCGATTTAAAGCCTGATCAAGTTAAGGAGATTGCAACGCGTCTTAATGTTTCTGAAGAAGAGGTTGTATCCATGAATCAGCGCCTTTCAGGCGATGCTTCTTTAAATGCGCCTATTCGCGCCAGTGAAGGCGAGGGCGGCGAGTGGCAAGATTGGCTCGTTGATGATTCAACATCGCAAGAACAAACTTTGATCGATCAGGACGAGCTTGAAAATCGCCGTACAATGCTTGAAAATGCCATGGCTGGCCTTAATGATCGTGAAAAGCGTATTTTTAGTGCGCGCCGCTTGGCAGAAGATCCTATGACTTTGGAAGAGTTATCAGCTGAGTTTAACATTAGCCGTGAGCGTGTACGACAGATTGAAGTGCGTGCTTTCGAAAAGGTACAAGAGGCGGTTAAGGCTGCGGCTGTGTCGCAAGAAGAAGCGGTCGAACATAACCATAAAACGATTTCAGCTCATTAA
- a CDS encoding response regulator transcription factor translates to MSGRTILVIDDDDDLRGILVEQLQMHEEFTVFQEDRALPAIERAKKDDLDLVIMDVGLPDLDGREAVKQMRQNGFRAPIIMLTGHDTDSDTILGLEAGANDYVTKPFRFAVLLARIRAQLRQHEQSEDATFQVGPYIFKPGQKLLIDEKGGKIRLTEKEAAIIKYLYRAGEKIISRDTLLEEVWGYNSGVTTHTLETHVYRLRQKIEKDPSNAQLLVTDSGGYRLVP, encoded by the coding sequence ATGAGCGGTCGTACAATTTTAGTTATTGATGATGATGATGACCTACGTGGAATTTTGGTTGAACAATTGCAAATGCATGAAGAATTCACCGTTTTTCAAGAAGATAGAGCCTTGCCCGCGATAGAACGCGCTAAAAAAGATGATCTTGATCTTGTGATTATGGATGTTGGTTTACCTGATCTTGACGGCCGAGAAGCGGTAAAACAAATGCGCCAAAATGGGTTTCGCGCACCGATCATCATGCTAACTGGTCACGATACTGATTCTGATACGATTCTTGGCCTTGAAGCTGGCGCTAATGACTATGTTACAAAACCTTTCCGTTTTGCAGTATTGCTTGCTCGTATCCGTGCGCAGTTGCGCCAACATGAACAAAGTGAGGATGCAACCTTTCAAGTAGGTCCTTATATTTTCAAACCAGGCCAAAAATTGCTCATTGATGAAAAAGGCGGTAAAATTCGCTTAACTGAAAAAGAAGCTGCTATCATTAAATATCTTTATCGGGCGGGCGAAAAAATCATTAGCCGCGATACCTTGCTTGAAGAAGTATGGGGTTATAATTCAGGTGTTACCACTCATACACTTGAAACCCATGTTTATCGCTTGCGCCAAAAAATTGAAAAAGATCCTTCGAATGCTCAGCTTTTGGTAACTGATAGCGGCGGATATCGTTTGGTGCCTTAA
- a CDS encoding PAAR domain-containing protein, with product MLASVRKGDIGSGHSCHFPSTDAISGSPDVFINDIPAVRVGDSYAAHGCTTCPAPDHPRKQAEGSPTIFINGRPAARIGDAIDCGGVSQTGSLDVFFDDGDE from the coding sequence ATGCTGGCAAGTGTTCGAAAAGGTGATATCGGTTCTGGCCATAGTTGCCACTTTCCATCAACTGATGCCATAAGTGGTAGTCCTGATGTGTTTATAAATGATATTCCAGCAGTTCGCGTTGGGGATAGTTATGCTGCACATGGCTGCACTACATGCCCAGCTCCAGATCATCCAAGAAAGCAAGCAGAAGGTTCGCCAACGATATTTATAAACGGTCGTCCTGCAGCGCGTATTGGCGATGCTATTGACTGCGGTGGAGTTTCGCAAACGGGGTCTCTGGATGTATTTTTTGATGATGGTGATGAGTAA
- a CDS encoding type VI secretion system amidase effector protein Tae4, protein MAQDVNMEVISFKTLWDNYPSESKPCPGDFSNQCAIRVSHALLDSGVDFSSCPAVKCYGPAHNYLGKHVLRAEELAVWLNTMPVKGMKERVKLNPENFHNEIDGKTGIIFFKDYYTVGNQQWENRSGDHIDLWNKNKTTGYLFRWSRAMWETLAPDVSAWSKCREVWFWELK, encoded by the coding sequence ATGGCACAAGATGTTAATATGGAAGTTATTTCATTTAAAACTTTATGGGATAATTACCCTTCTGAAAGCAAGCCTTGTCCAGGAGATTTTAGCAATCAATGCGCTATTCGCGTATCTCATGCGCTTTTAGACTCAGGAGTTGATTTCAGTAGTTGCCCTGCAGTGAAATGTTATGGGCCGGCACATAATTATCTTGGTAAACATGTGCTCAGAGCAGAAGAGTTGGCAGTTTGGTTAAATACAATGCCGGTTAAAGGAATGAAAGAAAGAGTAAAATTAAATCCAGAAAATTTTCACAACGAAATTGACGGGAAAACAGGTATAATATTTTTTAAAGATTATTATACTGTAGGTAATCAGCAATGGGAAAATAGATCAGGTGATCATATTGATTTATGGAATAAAAATAAGACCACTGGTTATTTGTTTCGTTGGTCGCGTGCTATGTGGGAGACGTTAGCTCCCGATGTATCAGCATGGAGTAAATGTAGGGAGGTTTGGTTTTGGGAATTAAAATAG
- a CDS encoding MFS transporter, with amino-acid sequence MLPRGSALAPFKTIAFRNLWSATLVSNLGGLVQTVGAGWLMVSITNSHSMVGLVQSATTLPIMIFSLMAGALADNFNRRQIMITAQSLMMLVSILLAFLTFMDWITPWMLIGFTFLIGCGGALYNPPWQATVGDIVPRNDIPAAVTLNSVGFNLMRSVGPAIGGLIVAAWGGAAAFIFNAFSYIPLIGALFFWKPVYQKPALPRERLVGAMSDGLRYVLMSPHLINIMVRSFMFGIGAISILALLPIIAKNMLNGNALSYGSMLGFFGIGAIIAGIFNSRIRAHFRSESIVKFAFIGFAFSCICLSLSTSLIISHIVLLPAGMCWVLALSLFNISVQLSTPRWVVARALALYQTASFGGMAVGSWLWGNIADHYGTTIALITCGLFLLLGAIAGFRFAIHEIGDIDLAPSNLFREPELRLDLKARSGPIMIMIDYNISEENEEAFLSAMEERRRIRLRDGARHWTLMRDLENPELWTESYHMPTWVDYLRHNQRRIKSDVEIIEVLSTLNKNGERPKVHRMIERQAVPPAHELHIKPPPDV; translated from the coding sequence ATGTTACCACGCGGATCAGCTCTTGCACCATTTAAAACCATTGCCTTTCGCAATTTATGGTCAGCAACACTTGTTTCCAACCTTGGAGGCTTGGTGCAAACCGTTGGTGCTGGTTGGCTTATGGTATCAATTACCAATTCGCATTCTATGGTGGGGCTTGTTCAAAGTGCGACCACCCTACCCATCATGATTTTTTCGCTAATGGCTGGGGCATTAGCCGATAATTTTAATCGTCGCCAAATCATGATAACGGCCCAGAGCTTAATGATGCTAGTATCAATTCTACTCGCATTTTTAACCTTTATGGACTGGATCACACCATGGATGTTAATCGGCTTCACCTTTTTAATTGGCTGTGGCGGTGCACTTTACAATCCGCCATGGCAGGCAACAGTTGGTGATATTGTACCGCGCAATGATATCCCGGCAGCCGTTACGTTAAACAGTGTAGGCTTTAACCTGATGCGCTCGGTTGGGCCTGCAATTGGTGGTTTAATTGTTGCTGCATGGGGAGGTGCTGCTGCATTTATTTTTAATGCCTTTAGCTATATTCCACTAATTGGCGCGTTGTTTTTTTGGAAACCAGTTTACCAAAAGCCAGCTTTACCGCGTGAGCGTTTGGTTGGTGCAATGTCTGATGGCTTGCGTTATGTTTTAATGTCGCCGCACCTCATTAATATTATGGTGCGCTCTTTCATGTTTGGCATCGGCGCGATTTCTATTTTAGCACTTTTGCCAATTATAGCCAAAAACATGCTAAACGGCAACGCGCTTTCCTATGGTAGTATGCTTGGTTTCTTCGGTATTGGCGCAATTATTGCTGGAATATTCAATTCGCGCATAAGAGCGCATTTTCGTAGTGAAAGCATTGTTAAGTTTGCCTTTATTGGTTTTGCGTTTTCCTGCATTTGCTTAAGTTTAAGTACATCACTGATTATTAGCCACATAGTTCTTTTGCCGGCCGGCATGTGTTGGGTTCTTGCGCTTTCGCTTTTCAATATATCGGTGCAGCTTTCAACTCCGCGTTGGGTGGTTGCACGCGCATTAGCGCTTTACCAAACTGCTTCATTTGGTGGCATGGCGGTTGGCAGTTGGCTTTGGGGCAATATTGCCGATCATTATGGCACAACGATTGCTCTTATCACTTGCGGCCTATTTCTTCTGCTCGGTGCAATCGCTGGTTTTCGGTTTGCCATTCATGAAATTGGCGATATTGACCTTGCACCTTCTAACCTATTTCGCGAGCCTGAATTACGACTTGATTTAAAAGCCCGTAGTGGGCCAATTATGATTATGATCGATTATAATATTAGTGAAGAAAATGAAGAAGCATTTTTGAGCGCAATGGAAGAACGTAGACGCATTCGCCTGCGCGATGGTGCACGCCATTGGACATTAATGCGCGATTTAGAAAACCCAGAATTATGGACAGAATCCTATCATATGCCAACCTGGGTTGACTATTTGCGCCATAATCAACGCCGTATTAAATCCGATGTTGAAATAATTGAAGTATTAAGCACACTGAATAAAAATGGTGAACGACCAAAAGTGCATCGCATGATAGAACGTCAAGCTGTACCGCCAGCTCACGAGCTTCATATTAAACCGCCCCCTGATGTATAG